In Paraburkholderia caballeronis, the following proteins share a genomic window:
- a CDS encoding MFS transporter: protein MKNLLNTLASGNWRALLACFLYFDTGFTVWVMFGPLAPFIQKDIAMSPAEQGFLVAVPVLGAAVLRVTLGNLYQAFDGRRIALFGVALSAVPSVVLLLSPAAPSYTLLLVLGVFLGVGGASFAVALPMAGSNYPPKVQGLVLGLAAAGNIGAVLDGFMFPSLADNFGWMRAAGAALPLLGVAALALFFFAKDLTPKAGSAPRAFAGFSVTLVGLVALVLAVHGGLFGAGKTGVLLLPVLGALLAIAVLPRHYRSVLAEGDTWVVMLVYSITFGGFVGMSSYVSTLLISLYQVPKLEAGLFMSLLAFIGALVRPLGGLVADRISGVRALVLLLAGISACDFAFAAWMPPLPAGIVLLVVTYLCFGLGNGATFQLVPQRWKGRTGLMSGIIGAAGGIGGFYLPVVMGIARETTGSYQMGFATFGAIAALAFALVVALRTRWLEWAMPERAALVADAVPGTAVRADGSV from the coding sequence ATGAAAAACCTCCTGAACACACTGGCGAGCGGCAACTGGCGCGCATTGCTCGCATGCTTTCTGTACTTCGACACCGGCTTCACGGTATGGGTGATGTTCGGTCCGCTTGCGCCGTTCATCCAGAAAGACATTGCGATGTCGCCGGCCGAGCAGGGTTTTCTGGTCGCGGTGCCGGTGCTCGGCGCGGCCGTGCTGCGCGTGACGCTCGGCAATCTGTATCAGGCGTTCGACGGCCGCCGCATCGCGCTGTTCGGCGTCGCGCTGTCGGCGGTGCCGTCGGTCGTGCTGCTGCTGTCGCCGGCCGCGCCGTCGTACACGCTGCTGCTCGTGCTCGGCGTGTTCCTCGGCGTCGGCGGCGCGAGCTTCGCGGTCGCGCTGCCGATGGCCGGCAGCAACTATCCGCCGAAGGTGCAGGGCCTCGTGCTCGGTCTCGCGGCGGCCGGCAACATCGGCGCGGTGCTCGACGGCTTCATGTTCCCGTCGCTCGCCGATAACTTCGGCTGGATGCGCGCGGCCGGCGCGGCCTTGCCGCTGCTCGGGGTCGCGGCGCTCGCGCTGTTCTTCTTCGCGAAGGACCTGACGCCGAAGGCGGGCAGCGCGCCGCGCGCGTTCGCGGGCTTCAGCGTGACGCTCGTCGGTCTCGTCGCGCTGGTGCTTGCGGTGCACGGCGGTCTGTTCGGCGCGGGCAAGACCGGCGTGCTGCTGCTGCCGGTGCTCGGCGCGCTGCTCGCGATCGCGGTGCTGCCGCGCCACTATCGATCGGTGCTCGCGGAAGGCGACACGTGGGTCGTGATGCTCGTCTACAGCATCACGTTCGGCGGCTTCGTCGGGATGTCGTCGTACGTGTCGACGCTGCTCATTTCGCTGTACCAGGTGCCGAAGCTCGAAGCGGGCCTCTTCATGTCGCTGCTCGCGTTCATCGGCGCGCTGGTGCGTCCGCTCGGCGGGCTCGTCGCGGACCGGATCTCCGGCGTGCGGGCGCTGGTGCTGCTGCTCGCGGGCATCTCGGCGTGCGACTTCGCGTTCGCCGCGTGGATGCCGCCGCTGCCGGCCGGCATCGTGCTGCTGGTCGTCACTTACCTGTGCTTCGGGCTCGGCAACGGCGCGACGTTCCAGCTCGTGCCGCAGCGGTGGAAAGGCCGGACCGGCCTGATGTCGGGGATCATCGGCGCGGCGGGCGGCATCGGCGGGTTTTATCTGCCGGTCGTGATGGGCATCGCGCGCGAGACCACCGGCAGCTATCAGATGGGCTTCGCGACGTTCGGCGCGATTGCGGCGCTCGCGTTCGCGCTGGTCGTCGCGCTGCGCACGCGCTGGCTCGAATGGGCGATGCCGGAGCGCGCGGCGCTGGTCGCGGACGCGGTGCCGGGCACGGCGGTGCGCGCGGACGGCAGCGTCTGA
- a CDS encoding CBS domain-containing protein has translation MRAQDVMTTNVVTVSPDTTVLDTAKLFVENRISGAPVLAADGTLVGVISEGDLLRRVEIGTDGPRRSSWLEFLSADGNAQAYVKSHALRVDDVMSRDVVSVDVDTSLADIAKLLESRGIKRVPVLREGRLAGIVSRANLLQAIASSSGGAPAEVSASDREIREKLVEELEGRPWSFAGRNIVVTDGVVHLWGVFRSMEAVQAVRVAAERIPGVRSVQDHTEPYPIAPGF, from the coding sequence ATGCGCGCCCAGGATGTCATGACCACCAACGTCGTCACCGTCTCGCCCGACACCACCGTGCTGGACACCGCGAAGCTGTTCGTCGAGAACCGCATCAGCGGCGCGCCGGTCCTGGCGGCGGACGGCACGCTCGTCGGCGTGATCAGCGAAGGCGACCTGCTGCGCCGCGTCGAGATCGGCACCGACGGGCCGCGCCGCTCGTCGTGGCTGGAGTTCCTGTCGGCCGATGGCAACGCGCAGGCGTACGTGAAGTCGCATGCGCTGCGCGTCGACGACGTGATGAGCCGCGACGTGGTCAGCGTCGACGTCGACACGTCGCTGGCCGACATCGCGAAGCTGCTGGAGTCGCGCGGCATCAAGCGCGTGCCGGTGCTGCGCGAAGGCCGCCTCGCGGGAATCGTCAGCCGTGCGAATCTGCTGCAGGCGATCGCGAGCAGCAGCGGCGGCGCGCCGGCGGAAGTGTCGGCGAGCGACCGCGAGATTCGCGAGAAGCTGGTGGAGGAACTCGAAGGACGGCCGTGGTCGTTCGCGGGGCGCAACATCGTCGTGACCGACGGCGTCGTGCATCTGTGGGGCGTGTTCCGGTCGATGGAGGCGGTGCAGGCGGTGCGCGTCGCGGCGGAGCGCAT